One Platichthys flesus chromosome 14, fPlaFle2.1, whole genome shotgun sequence genomic region harbors:
- the dipk1aa gene encoding divergent protein kinase domain 1A isoform X1 encodes MAKGLFPRAWVKKSFYFQARISFVRVKYLFLTWLTVLVGSWVLYVQYSAYTEVCRGHECKNAICDQYRKGIIDGSACSSLCDKETLYLGRCQSKLPNNQVYTGSWGDHDGIIRCKLGELLHYELGGEPEPRRETPVFDKPTKGTSVEKFKEMVFNHLKSKLGEQANLASLVSQILSVADGNRDGRVSLPEARSTWALLQMDEVLLGLLLQDRGHTPRLMGYCGDLYMTERVPYGPLYGLSLPWPLVSWVPSSLQRTIDQWFTPSWPRKAKISMGLLELVEDIFHGTYGSFLICDLAAAHFGYTDRHEIRLTNTAAVVSEDEFRRTMRVLKCETDADCVYGVDCRTSCNVSEKRCREEPIQPNLAKACGALKDYILRGAPSAMREDLERQLYACMALKGNAGQMNMEHSLILNNLKALLWRQISHTKDS; translated from the exons ATGGCGAAGGGTCTGTTTCCACGGGCCTGGGTGAAAAAGTCTTTCTATTTCCAG GCTCGAATCTCCTTTGTTCGAGTGAAGTACCTTTTCCTGACATGGCTGACCGTGCTGGTGGGGAGCTGGGTACTGTACGTGCAATACTCCGCCTACACAGAGGTGTGCAGAGGACACGAGTGCAAGAACGCCATT tGTGATCAATACAGGAAGGGGATCATCGATGGCTCCGCCTGCAGCAGTCTGTGTGACAAAGAAACCCTCTACTTGGGCAGGTGTCAGTCAAAACTGCCAAACAACCAG GTATACACAGGAAGCTGGGGAGACCATGACGGAATCATTCGCTGTAAGCTGGGGGAGCTTTTGCACTACGAGCTGGGCGGGGAGCCGGAGCCTCGGAGGGAGACACCCGTGTTCGACAAGCCCACTAAAGGCACGTCGGTGGAGAAGTTCAAAGAAATGGTCTTCAATCACCTCAAG TCGAAGCTTGGAGAGCAGGCCAACCTCGCCAGCCTCGTCAGCCAGATCCTGTCTGTCGCCGATGGCAACCGAGACGGACGGGTGTCCCTGCCAGAGGCTCGCTCAACGTGGGCCCTCCTGCAGATGGACGAG GTGCTGCTGGGCCTGCTGCTCCAGGACCGGGGACACACTCCTCGCCTCATGGGCTACTGCGGGGACCTGTACATGACCGAGCGAGTCCCCTACGGGCCCCTGTACGGTTTGTCTCTGCCGTGGCCGCTGGTGTCCTGGGTGCCGAGCAGTTTGCAGCGCACCATAGACCAGTGGTTCACGCCTTCTTGGCCCCGTAAAGCCAAGATATCCATGGGTCTGCTGGAGCTGGTAGAGGACATCTTCCATGGCACATACGGCAGCTTCCTGATCTGCGACCTCGCCGCCGCACACTTCGGTTACACTGACCGCCACGAGATCCGTCTCACCAACACCGCCGCCGTGGTTTCTGAGGACGAGTTCAGACGCACCATGCGTGTGCTGAAGTGCGAGACAGATGCTGACTGCGTGTACGGGGTGGACTGCCGGACGTCATGCAACGTGTCGGAGAAGCGGTGCAGGGAGGAGCCCATCCAGCCCAACTTGGCGAAAGCATGCGGTGCACTTAAGGACTATATCCTGCGTGGGGCGCCGTCAGCCATGAGGGAGGACCTGGAGAGGCAGTTGTACGCCTGTATGGCCCTGAAGGGTAACGCTGGACAGATGAACATGGAGCACTCGCTAATCCTCAACAACCTGAAAGCTCTGCTGTGGAGACAGATCTCTCACACCAAGGATTCGTGA
- the gfi1aa gene encoding growth factor independent 1A transcription repressor a isoform X2 produces MPRSFLVKSKRAHSYHQPRYLDDVYSGLDSILAQACVETKSQAENLEPHEDVSAGADSLSPRSRLLSPGSLSSSSPMSCEGSVCDRSPDCDFWRPPSPSSSPDSKCSTPAAEDGHHFNIPLFPYSWSAYTGSELRHLVQRPYHHHHQGHREPNSPVSIYGPEDSGTEQLYAQRGPVAGCYQDYSSTAQHIRRMRDSEELYVDVKQKPPIAEIKSENEFICASFESDGSYKCIKCYKVFSTPHGLEVHVRRSHSGTRPFECGICGKTFGHAVSLDQHRAVHSQERSFSCKICGKSFKRSSTLSTHLLIHSDTRPYPCQYCGKRFHQKSDMKKHTFIHTGEKPHKCQVCGKAFSQSSNLITHSRKHTGFKPFGCDLCGKGFQRKVDLRRHKETQHGLK; encoded by the exons ATGCCGAGGTCTTTTCTGGTGAAGAGTAAACGGGCCCACAGCTACCACCAGCCCCGCTACTTGGACGATGTCTACAGTGGGCTGGATTCTATCCTGGCTCAGGCATGCGTGG AAACCAAATCTCAGGCGGAGAACTTGGAGCCGCATGAGGATGTGAGCGCCGGCGCTGACAGTCTGTCCCCCAGGTCTCGGCTGCTGTCTCCGGGTTCGCTGTCCTCCAGCTCCCCGATGAGCTGTGAAGGCAGCGTGTGTGACCGATCCCCCGACTGTGATTTCTGGCGTCCCCCGTCTCCCTCCTCGTCACCAG ATTCAAAGTGCTCCACTCCAGCAGCGGAGGACGGCCACCACTTCAACATCCCCCTCTTCCCTTACTCCTGGTCGGCATACACCGGCTCCGAGCTGCGGCACCTGGTCCAGAGAccctaccaccaccaccaccagggcCACAGAGAGCCGAACTCACCCGTCAGCATCTATGGACCAGAGGACAGCGGCACCGAGCAGCTTTACGCACAGCGAGGTCCTGTGGCCGGATGCTACCAGGATTATTCCTCAACGGCCCAACACATCCGCAGGATGCGGGACTCGGAGGAGCTGTATGTGGATGTAAAGCAGAAGCCCCCAATTGCGGAGATAAAGTCTGAGAACGAGTTCATCTGCGCCAGCTTCGAGTCCGATGGATCATACAAGTGCATTAAATGTTACAAG GTGTTCTCCACACCTCACGGTTTGGAGGTTCATGTGCGGCGGTCGCACAGCGGGACGCGGCCGTTTGAGTGCGGGATCTGCGGGAAAACCTTCGGACACGCGGTGAGCCTGGATCAGCACAGAGCGGTTCACTCACAG GAGAGAAGCTTCAGCTGTAAAATCTGTGGCAAAAGCTTCAAGCGCTCCTCCACACTGTCCACGCACCTGCTCATCCACTCGGACACGCGGCCTTACCCGTGCCAGTACTGCGGAAAGAGGTTCCACCAGAAGTCAGacatgaaaaaacatactttcatccacacag GAGAGAAGCCGCACAAGTGCCAGGTGTGCGGGAAGGCCTTCAGTCAGAGCTCCAACCTGATCACgcacagcaggaaacacacgGGCTTCAAACCGTTCGGCTGTGACTTGTGCGGGAAAGGCTTCCAGAGGAAAGTGGAcctgaggagacacaaggagacccAGCACGGACTGAAATGA
- the mtf2 gene encoding metal-response element-binding transcription factor 2, producing the protein MRDSGVVDHLSVHHRTHPQQQQEAVSLSPTRLSAGGEYGDDDMSGRFTEGQDVLARWSDGLFYLGTITKIDPEKQRCFVVFEDRSKSWVLWKDIQTGDEDDDDEDDDDIVCSICQQETSDEPNEIVICDKCGQGYHQLCHSPIIDASVIDSDDKWLCSECELTSMPKSEGGHRRGASSKSFLQPEQQQHMELHVSFPYALEELVWDQGHKTNIQQCYCYCGGPGDWYLKMLQCNRCQQWFHEACLHCFEMPMLYGDRFYLFICSVCNGGPEYLSRLPLRWEDVTHLSLYNLSVIHKKKYFDSEMELMAYINGNWELLQLGELAHTPKSERYESVLEALNNNSSLFMSGKEVKKKKHLFGLRIRFPPAPPNSDESTSRVMERASHEITIKGCKSNKILSAMRSCSTLTNGSDKKKKKKRKHGAHSLERLAKPQHSSELLPQQLRRPLPLEPHALDHFTSIKSERSALSSRTSDVESIGALSTSETTSTSISRQSSLCSSSKMRTTACIMPVSPPPIKRKRGRPRRSLQPPYPGIPPPSHADPDTSATVMLNSLPGLHSTDIVLGMDPSSQLSHLKSSISSYFGAAGRLACGEKYKVLARRVTLDGKVQYLVEWEGVTAS; encoded by the exons ATGAG AGACTCAGGGGTTGTggaccacctgtctgtccatcaCAGAACTcacccccagcagcagcaggaggctgtGTCCTTGTCCCCCACACGCCTCTCTGCTGGGGGAGAGTATGGAGATGACGACATGTCTGGCAGGTTCACAGAGGGACAGGACGTCCTGGCCAGGTGGTCAGACGGATTGTTCTACTTGGGGACAATCACAAAG ATCGATCCGGAGAAGCAGAGATGCTTTGTTGTCTTTGAGGATCGGTCTAAGTCATGGGTCCTTTGGAAGGATATTCAGACTG gggatgaagatgatgatgacgaggaCGACGATGACATTGTGTGCTCCATATGCCAGCAAGAGACTTCAGACGAACCCAATGAGATTGTCATTTGTGATAAGTGTGGACAAG GTTATCACCAATTGTGCCACTCCCCCATCATTGATGCCTCTGTCATTGACTCAGATGACAAGTGGCTGTGCTCAGAGTGTGAGCTGACTTCTATGCCTAAG AGCGAGGGTGGACACAGGAGGGGGGCATCTTCTAAAAGCTTCCTgcagccagagcagcagcagcacatggaGCTACACGTCTCCTTCCCCTATGCCCTGGAAGAACTGGTGTGGGACCAAGGCCACAAGACTAACATCCAACAGTGCTACTGCTACTGTGGAGGCCCAGGAGA CTGGTACCTGAAGATGTTGCAGTGTAACAGGTGTCAGCAGTGGTTCCACGAGGCATGTCTCCATTGCTTTGAGATGCCCATGCTCTACGGAGACAG GTTTTATCTCTTTATTTGTTCAGTCTGCAATGGTGGACCAGAGTACCTCAGCCGACTGCCTCTCAGATG GGAGGACGTCACACACTTGAGTCTGTACAACTTGAGTGTGATCCACAAGAAGAAGTACTTTGACTCTGAGATGGAGCTCATGGCTTACATCAATGGTAactgggagctgctgcagcttgggGAG CTCGCCCACACACCAAAATCAGAGCGATATGAAAGTGTTCTGGAGGcattaaacaacaacagcagctt ATTTATGTCAGGGAAGGAGgttaagaagaagaagcattTGTTTGGTCTGAGGATCCGCTTCCCTCCCGCGCCCCCCAACTCTGATGAGTCAACCAGCCGGGTGATGGAGAGGGCCTCACACGAAATCACCATTAAAGGGTGCAAGTCCAACAAAATCCTGTCTGCCATGAG ATCTTGCAGTACTTTAACCAATGGCAgtgacaagaagaagaagaaaaagaggaagcatGGAGCACATTCTCTGGAGAGACTAGCTAAACCACAGCACTCCAGTGAACTCTTGccccag CAATTGAGAAGGCCTCTCCCACTCGAGCCTCATGCATTGGATCACTTCACTTCTATCAA GAGCGAAAGGTCTGCGCTGTCTTCAAGAACTTCAGACGTGGAATCCATAGGAGCCCTGAGCACCTCAGAAACTACCTCAACTAGTATTTCAAGACAGTCCAG cctctgcagctccagcaaGATGCGCACGACAGCCTGCATCATGCCTGTTTCCCCTCCACCCATTAAAAGGAAGCGCGGGCGACCTCGACGGTCCTTGCAGCCCCCTTACCCGGGAATCCCCCCACCCAGCCATGCAGACCCAGACACCTCTGCGACAGTGATGCTGAACTCCCTCCCAGGGCTTCACTCAACAGACATAGTTCTTGGAATGGACCCCAGCAGCCAGCTCTCCCACCTCAAGAGCTCCATCAGCAGCTATTTTGGTGCGGCAGGGCGGCTGGCTTGCGGGGAAAAGTACAAAGTCCTGGCCCGACGGGTCACCCTTGATGGCAAGGTGCAGTACCTGGTGGAGTGGGAAGGAGTCACCGCCTCCTAG
- the dipk1aa gene encoding divergent protein kinase domain 1A isoform X2: MAKGLFPRAWVKKSFYFQARISFVRVKYLFLTWLTVLVGSWVLYVQYSAYTEVCRGHECKNAICDQYRKGIIDGSACSSLCDKETLYLGRCQSKLPNNQVYTGSWGDHDGIIRCKLGELLHYELGGEPEPRRETPVFDKPTKGTSVEKFKEMVFNHLKSKLGEQANLASLVSQILSVADGNRDGRVSLPEARSTWALLQMDEVYKYIFIRFPALFSEVLLGLLLQDRGHTPRLMGYCGDLYMTERVPYGPLYGLSLPWPLVSWVPSSLQRTIDQWFTPSWPRKAKISMGLLELVEDIFHGTYGSFLICDLAAAHFGYTDRHEIRLTNTAAVVSEDEFRRTMRVLKCETDADCVYGVDCRTSCNVSEKRCREEPIQPNLAKACGALKDYILRGAPSAMREDLERQLYACMALKGNAGQMNMEHSLILNNLKALLWRQISHTKDS, translated from the exons ATGGCGAAGGGTCTGTTTCCACGGGCCTGGGTGAAAAAGTCTTTCTATTTCCAG GCTCGAATCTCCTTTGTTCGAGTGAAGTACCTTTTCCTGACATGGCTGACCGTGCTGGTGGGGAGCTGGGTACTGTACGTGCAATACTCCGCCTACACAGAGGTGTGCAGAGGACACGAGTGCAAGAACGCCATT tGTGATCAATACAGGAAGGGGATCATCGATGGCTCCGCCTGCAGCAGTCTGTGTGACAAAGAAACCCTCTACTTGGGCAGGTGTCAGTCAAAACTGCCAAACAACCAG GTATACACAGGAAGCTGGGGAGACCATGACGGAATCATTCGCTGTAAGCTGGGGGAGCTTTTGCACTACGAGCTGGGCGGGGAGCCGGAGCCTCGGAGGGAGACACCCGTGTTCGACAAGCCCACTAAAGGCACGTCGGTGGAGAAGTTCAAAGAAATGGTCTTCAATCACCTCAAG TCGAAGCTTGGAGAGCAGGCCAACCTCGCCAGCCTCGTCAGCCAGATCCTGTCTGTCGCCGATGGCAACCGAGACGGACGGGTGTCCCTGCCAGAGGCTCGCTCAACGTGGGCCCTCCTGCAGATGGACGAGGTATACAAATACAT CTTCATCCGATTTCCTGCTTTGTTCTCTGAGGTGCTGCTGGGCCTGCTGCTCCAGGACCGGGGACACACTCCTCGCCTCATGGGCTACTGCGGGGACCTGTACATGACCGAGCGAGTCCCCTACGGGCCCCTGTACGGTTTGTCTCTGCCGTGGCCGCTGGTGTCCTGGGTGCCGAGCAGTTTGCAGCGCACCATAGACCAGTGGTTCACGCCTTCTTGGCCCCGTAAAGCCAAGATATCCATGGGTCTGCTGGAGCTGGTAGAGGACATCTTCCATGGCACATACGGCAGCTTCCTGATCTGCGACCTCGCCGCCGCACACTTCGGTTACACTGACCGCCACGAGATCCGTCTCACCAACACCGCCGCCGTGGTTTCTGAGGACGAGTTCAGACGCACCATGCGTGTGCTGAAGTGCGAGACAGATGCTGACTGCGTGTACGGGGTGGACTGCCGGACGTCATGCAACGTGTCGGAGAAGCGGTGCAGGGAGGAGCCCATCCAGCCCAACTTGGCGAAAGCATGCGGTGCACTTAAGGACTATATCCTGCGTGGGGCGCCGTCAGCCATGAGGGAGGACCTGGAGAGGCAGTTGTACGCCTGTATGGCCCTGAAGGGTAACGCTGGACAGATGAACATGGAGCACTCGCTAATCCTCAACAACCTGAAAGCTCTGCTGTGGAGACAGATCTCTCACACCAAGGATTCGTGA
- the gfi1aa gene encoding growth factor independent 1A transcription repressor a isoform X1, with amino-acid sequence MPRSFLVKSKRAHSYHQPRYLDDVYSGLDSILAQACVETKSQAENLEPHEDVSAGADSLSPRSRLLSPGSLSSSSPMSCEGSVCDRSPDCDFWRPPSPSSSPDSPPDSKCSTPAAEDGHHFNIPLFPYSWSAYTGSELRHLVQRPYHHHHQGHREPNSPVSIYGPEDSGTEQLYAQRGPVAGCYQDYSSTAQHIRRMRDSEELYVDVKQKPPIAEIKSENEFICASFESDGSYKCIKCYKVFSTPHGLEVHVRRSHSGTRPFECGICGKTFGHAVSLDQHRAVHSQERSFSCKICGKSFKRSSTLSTHLLIHSDTRPYPCQYCGKRFHQKSDMKKHTFIHTGEKPHKCQVCGKAFSQSSNLITHSRKHTGFKPFGCDLCGKGFQRKVDLRRHKETQHGLK; translated from the exons ATGCCGAGGTCTTTTCTGGTGAAGAGTAAACGGGCCCACAGCTACCACCAGCCCCGCTACTTGGACGATGTCTACAGTGGGCTGGATTCTATCCTGGCTCAGGCATGCGTGG AAACCAAATCTCAGGCGGAGAACTTGGAGCCGCATGAGGATGTGAGCGCCGGCGCTGACAGTCTGTCCCCCAGGTCTCGGCTGCTGTCTCCGGGTTCGCTGTCCTCCAGCTCCCCGATGAGCTGTGAAGGCAGCGTGTGTGACCGATCCCCCGACTGTGATTTCTGGCGTCCCCCGTCTCCCTCCTCGTCACCAG ATTCACCCCCAGATTCAAAGTGCTCCACTCCAGCAGCGGAGGACGGCCACCACTTCAACATCCCCCTCTTCCCTTACTCCTGGTCGGCATACACCGGCTCCGAGCTGCGGCACCTGGTCCAGAGAccctaccaccaccaccaccagggcCACAGAGAGCCGAACTCACCCGTCAGCATCTATGGACCAGAGGACAGCGGCACCGAGCAGCTTTACGCACAGCGAGGTCCTGTGGCCGGATGCTACCAGGATTATTCCTCAACGGCCCAACACATCCGCAGGATGCGGGACTCGGAGGAGCTGTATGTGGATGTAAAGCAGAAGCCCCCAATTGCGGAGATAAAGTCTGAGAACGAGTTCATCTGCGCCAGCTTCGAGTCCGATGGATCATACAAGTGCATTAAATGTTACAAG GTGTTCTCCACACCTCACGGTTTGGAGGTTCATGTGCGGCGGTCGCACAGCGGGACGCGGCCGTTTGAGTGCGGGATCTGCGGGAAAACCTTCGGACACGCGGTGAGCCTGGATCAGCACAGAGCGGTTCACTCACAG GAGAGAAGCTTCAGCTGTAAAATCTGTGGCAAAAGCTTCAAGCGCTCCTCCACACTGTCCACGCACCTGCTCATCCACTCGGACACGCGGCCTTACCCGTGCCAGTACTGCGGAAAGAGGTTCCACCAGAAGTCAGacatgaaaaaacatactttcatccacacag GAGAGAAGCCGCACAAGTGCCAGGTGTGCGGGAAGGCCTTCAGTCAGAGCTCCAACCTGATCACgcacagcaggaaacacacgGGCTTCAAACCGTTCGGCTGTGACTTGTGCGGGAAAGGCTTCCAGAGGAAAGTGGAcctgaggagacacaaggagacccAGCACGGACTGAAATGA
- the rpl5a gene encoding 60S ribosomal protein L5a, translated as MGFVKVVKNKSYFKRYEVKFRRRREGKTDFYARKRLVVQDKNKYNTPKYRMIVRFSNRDICCQIAYAKIEGDQIVCAAYSHELPKYGITVGLTNYAAAYCTGLLLARRLLHKFGMDQVYEGQVEVTGDEFNVESVDGQPGAFTCYLDAGLARTTTGNKVFGALKGAVDGGLAIPHSVKRFPGYDTESKEFNAEVHRKHIMGMNVADYMAYLMEEDEDAYKKQFSRFIKNGVTSETVEEMYKKAHATIRSNPVHEQKPKKDVKKKRWNRAKLSLAQRKDRVAQKKASFLRAQQQEEGDG; from the exons ATG GGTTTCGTCAAAGTGGTGAAGAACAAGTCCTACTTCAAGAGGTATGAAGTGAagttcaggaggaggagag agGGAAAAACCGACTTTTACGCTCGCAAGCGCCTGGTGGTGCAGGACAAGAACAAGTACAACACGCCAAAGTACCGCATGATCGTCCGGTTTTCCAACAGGGACATCTGCTGCCAG ATCGCCTATGCAAAGATTGAAGGAGACCAGATTGTGTGTGCGGCCTACTCCCATGAACTGCCCAAATATGGCATCACTGTAGGCCTCACTAACTACGCTGCAGCCTACTGCACAGGGCTGCTCCTGGCCCGCAGG ctgctgcatAAGTTCGGCATGGACCAGGTGTACGAGGGCCAGGTGGAGGTGACGGGAGACGAGTTCAACGTAGAGAGTGTGGACGGCCAGCCGGGGGCCTTCACCTGTTACCTGGACGCAGGCCTGGCCAGAACCACCACGGGAAACAAGGTCTTCGGGGCGTTGAAGGGGGCAGTCGACGGAGGGCTGGCCATTCCTCACAG TGTGAAACGCTTCCCCGGTTATGACACAGAAAGCAAAGAGTTCAACGCAGAGGTGCACCGTAAACACATCATGGGCATGAACGTGGCCGATTACATGGCGTACCtgatggaggaggacgaggacgccTACAAGAAACAGTTCTCTCGCTTCATCAAAAATGGAGTCACGTCAGAAACG GTAGAAGAAATGTACAAAAAAGCACACGCCACCATCAGATCGAACCCCGTTCACGAGCAGAAACCCAAAAAAGACGTCAAAAAGAAGAG GTGGAATCGCGCCAAGTTATCTCTGGCACAGAGGAAGGACCGCGTCGCCCAGAAAAAGGCCAGCTTCTTACGAGCACAACAGCAAGAAGAAGGGGACGGTTAG